In a genomic window of Tachysurus vachellii isolate PV-2020 chromosome 13, HZAU_Pvac_v1, whole genome shotgun sequence:
- the prpf19 gene encoding pre-mRNA-processing factor 19, which yields MSLVCAISNEVPEHPCVSPVSNQVFERRLIEKYIAENGADPINGQPLSEEQLVDIKVAHPIRPKAPSATSIPAILKSLQDEWDAVMLHSFTLRQQLQTTRQELSHALYQHDAACRVIARLTKEVTAAREALATLKPQAGLVAPQVAPASQPAAVGAGGEPMEVSEQVGMTPEIIQKLQDKATVLTTERKKRGKTVPEELVRAEDLSKYRQASSHVGLHSASIPGILALDLCPTDTNKVLTGGADKNVVVFDRREEQIVATLKGHTKKVSSVIYHPSQSLVFSASPDSTIRVWSLAAGNCVQVVRAHEAGVTGLSLHATGDYLLSSSEDQYWAFSDIQTGRVLTKVTDETAGCALTCAQFHPDGLIFGTGTADSQIKIWDLKERTNVANFPGHSGPVTAIAFSENGYYLATGAQDSSLKLWDLRKLKNFKTITLDNNYEVKSLVFDQSGTYLAVGGSDIRVYICKQWTEVLNFTDHSGLVTGVAFGEHAQFLSSTGMDRSLKFYSL from the exons ATGTCTTTGGTTTGTGCAA TCTCAAATGAGGTACCGGAGCACCCTTGTGTCTCTCCGGTCTCCAATCAGGTATTTGAACGCCGCCTCATAGAGAAATACATCGCTGAGAATGGAGCTGATCCCATTAACGGACAACCACTGTCTGAGGAGCAGCTGGTTGACATCAAGG TCGCTCACCCTATTCGACCAAAGGCACCATCTGCTACCAGCATCCCTGCCATTCTGAAATCCCTTCAAGACGAGTGG GATGCAGTGATGCTGCACAGTTTCACACTGCGCCAGCAGTTGCAGACAACACGCCAGGAGCTGTCACACGCACTCTACCAACACGATGCCGCCTGCAGGGTTATTGCTCGTCTCACTAAAGAGGTCACTGCTGCCAGAGAGG CTTTGGCCACACTCAAACCTCAAGCCGGATTGGTTGCTCCCCAGGTTGCTCCTGCCTCCCAGCCTGCAGCAGTG GGTGCGGGTGGTGAGCCCATGGAGGTCAGTGAACAGGTGGGAATGACTCCAGAGATCATCCAGAAG CTACAAGACAAGGCCACTGTCCTGACCACCGAAAGAAAGAAG AGGGGAAAGACAGTGCCAGAGGAGCTGGTCAGAGCAGAGGATCTCAGCAAGTATCGCCAAGCGTCTTCCCATGTT GGTCTGCACAGTGCCAGCATCCCCGGAATCCTTGCTCTGGATTTGTGTCCCACAGACACCAACAAAGTGCTCACAG GTGGCGCGGATAAGAACGTGGTGGTGTTCGATCGCAGAGAGGAGCAGATTGTGGCCACTCTCAAAGGCCACACCAAAAAAGTCTCCTCTGTCATCTACCACCCATCTCAG TCACTGGTGTTTTCAGCATCTCCAGATAGCACCATCCGTGTGTGGTCTCTTGCAGCTGGAAACTGTGTGCAGGTGGTCAGAGCTCATGAGGCAGGAGTTACTGGCCTCTCCCTGCATGCTACTGGGGATTACCTGCTGAGTTCCTCTGAGGATCAG TACTGGGCCTTCTCTGATATCCAAACTGGTCGTGTTCTCACGAAAGTCACAGATGAGACAGCAGGATGTG CGCTGACCTGTGCTCAGTTCCACCCTGACGGTCTGATTTTCGGTACCGGTACAGCAGACTCGCAGATTAAGATTTGGGATCTGAAGGAGCGCACTAATGTGGCCAATTTCCCTGGTCACTCTGGTCCGGTCACCGCCATCGCCTTCTCTGAGAATGGATACTACCTTGCTACTG GTGCTCAGGATAGCTCTCTGAAGCTGTGGGATCTGAGGAAGTTGAAGAACTTTAAGACAATTACTTTGGATAATAACTATGAg GTGAAGTCTCTGGTGTTTGATCAGAGTGGAACGTACCTGGCTGTTGGAGGGTCTGATATTCGAGTTTACATTTGCAAACAGTGGACTGAGGTTCTCAACTTCACTG ATCACTCAGGTTTGGTGACTGGTGTGGCTTTTGGTGAGCATGCTCAGTTCCTGTCATCTACTGGTATGGACAGAAGCCTCAAGTTCTACAGCCTGTAG